TTCTGGACCCGCGGCACCCGCAAGTCTTGAACGTGCATCTGCAATATCCCCAAGTACCTCTTGTTCATGTGCTGCAAACCCTTTTACCGTGTTGACAAGGTTGGGGATTAAATCCATTCTTCTTTGCAATTGATTTTCAACCTGTGCGTACGACGCGTCAACGTTTTCCTCTAATGTCACAAACTTGTTGTAACTCGGTACAAGTATCACTGCGAGGAGCACAACGATGCCTATGATTATTCCGAATGGTCCAAGTAATCTTTTCAAAATACCACTCCTCAATGCTATGTTATTTTTACTTTACCCAATTTACTTGCCCTACTAAACTTACGCCCAATCATTTGGCTTTTTGACGATACTTTAATCATTTTTCAGTATTCCCATTCTTAACGTTATGCATATTATAGAAAACTCATGCACATACTAAGAGATGGAGGTGGCGACAAATGCCTAAAGAAAACCTGAATAAAAAACCGATTCAAGTCCCAGAAGACGTGGAACTCGGAACAGAATTCAATATACGAGAAGTAAGCAGAGACCAGCAGAAACATAAGCGAAAGCATAACGTCACATTAGATCCGCGTGAAAATCGATTTAATAAATAGGAATCACAAATGTTAAACGAATAGCGAGCCAAATTTACTAGTACGATTATTGATTGCAAAAAAAGACCTTGGCCATTGAGTCGGCAAAGGTCTTTTTATAGGGATTTTACTTTTGGTTAAATTTCCCCTCATGTTGCAAAAAATGATTCAAATAATGAGAGTTACGACCAATCGATAGTAGGATATCATCATTTGGACAATAAAAAACCTTACAAATATTTTGTAAGGTTTACGTAGACTTATTTTAAATAACGCCCTCGAGAGGAATCGAACCCCTATCGTAAGAACCGGAATCTTATGTGTTATCCGTTACACCACGAGGGCAATTGAAGTCGCCTTAATGATTGCGAACATGGTTAATTATACTGTTCAAATTAATGATTTGCAAGGTCTTTTTGAAAAAGCGTTATATTTGACCTTTATTGACCATGCTATGTATGATAAGAGTACGGTTGAATGGGAAACTCATTTCAACAGACTACAATATCCACCTTGAAGGAGGAAATGAAATGAATTTAATACCAACAGTTATTGAACAAACGAATCGCGGCGAGCGTGCTTACGACATTTACTCACGTTTGTTGAAAGACCGGATTATTATGCTTGGTAGCGGGATTGACGATAATGTTGCAAACTCAATCGTTGCACAGCTACTGTTTTTAGAAGCAGAAGATCCTGACAAAGACATTTCGATTTACATTAACAGTCCAGGCGGAAGCATTACAGCGGGTATGGCAATCTTTGATACGATGCAGTTTATTAAGCCTGACATTCAAACAATTTGTACAGGTATGGCTGCCTCAATGGGTGCTTTCCTACTTGCAGCTGGAACAAAAGGTAAGCGTTATGCACTTCCAAACTCTGAAGTCATGATTCACCAACCACTTGGCGGTGCACAAGGTCAAGCGACTGAAATTGAAATTGCAGCGAAACGCATCTTGTTCCTACGCGAGAAACTCAACACAATTCTTGCTGAAAGAACAGGTCAGCCAATTGATGTCATTGCCGCAGATACAGAGCGTGATAACTTCATGACAGCTGAGCGTGCAAAAGAATACGGTCTCATCGACAATATTTTAACGCGCAACGACTTAGATAATCAATAACCAATAAAAGGTAATCCTATTTTGAGTTCGGTATTGCACCGGACTCTTTTTATTGGTGACTGACACGGAGGCGACGGCAAACTAATTTGCAGGTCGTCTTTTTATTGACTATACTTATTTTAAGAATTGAAAAGTGTGGTGTGGACGATGCATGTAACTTTTTATCGGCAAGACAACTGTCCATTATGCGACGAAGCAGAAATGATGCTGAGGTTAGCACAAGAAGATTATCCAATCACGTGGACGTCGATTGATATTCGAACTGATGATGCAACTCATGAGAAGTATATGCTGATGGTACCGGTTGTTGAAAAAGAAGGAGAAGTCTTATTGTATGGAAATATAGGCTATATTGATCTTGTGGATTTATTTGAAAAATAATAGTGAAAAGTAGGTGTATCATTTATAAGAGCAAGTACATATTATAGGAGTGAAGCATCTACTTTTACTTTTTAATTTTTTAAAGAGTTTTGCGTTTAGTTTGATAAATAGGGTGAGGCGCTGTATACTATTGACAGATAGGAAAAAAGTGCTTAATTATACTATGTTTTTTATATGTACATCGGCATTAGGTAAAGCGTATTGAATGATGTTTATTCATTTTAAAAACGACGAACTTGCAGGAAATATTTTTTTACACTATGTGGGACGTTTTGAATCGGGTTGGGACGTTAACCGACCATGCTTTGGAGGTGATGTTTTTTTGGATGTTTCGATGGATGCACATAGTAAGCTTGTGCCTGAAATGATTACAGTATTACAAGAAAGGTTTAGAATACTGAAATACATTAAAATGGCTGGTCCAATAGGTAGACGCCCATTAGGTGAGATGGCTGGTTTATCAGAACGTGAAACGCGTACGATGATAGACCTTTTAAGAACCCAACAACTCATCTCCGTTGCGAAAAATGGTGCAGCGATAACAGATGAAGGACTGGCCGTTCTAACAGCGCTTGAACCAACAATGGAAAAATGGACGGGGCGATCGTCTTTAGAGAGAAGACTTCAAGAATATCTTGGAATTTCCGCAGTTAAAATTGTTGCGGGAGATTGCGATAGAGATCCTGTAACGAAAAATTTACTAGGATTGAAAACGGCGGAAGCTTTCGTTTCGACGATAGAAAATGGGCAAATTATAGCTGTAACAGGCGGAAGTACGATTGCATCGATTCCAAATTACATCGAAAAAGCAAATGATTTACAGGAATTACTGTTCATCGCGGCCCGTGGCGGTGTAGGAGAAGATATTGGGTTACAGGCAAATGTTATTGCGGCATCCTTTGCTGAAGCATGTGGTGGAAAATATAGAACATTTTATTATCCGGAATCTTTAAGTGAAGAAACCCATAAAGCATTCCAGAACGAACCATCTGTACGAAAGATGATTCAGTTATATGAACAGGTCGACTGTGTGATACATGGTATTGGAGAAGCACAAACGATGGCGAACTTACGGGAGTCATCGACAGAAGAAAAAGAAATGCTTCAAAAAACGGAAGCAAAAGGTGAAGCATTTGGATATTATTTCGATCGAACAGGTAAGGCTGTACATCGAATTCGTACAGTCGGTATACAGATTGACCAATTAGAGCGAGTGCCACTAATCTATGCAGTTGCAGGTGGAATCAGTAAAGCGGCGGCAATATTGGCCTATATGTCAACTGCGCCAAAGCAAACGGTTTTAATTACTGACGAAGCAGCAGCACAAGAAATGTTGAAACAAATCACAAATTAAATTTTCATACAATTTTGGAGGGGTTTATGATGACATTAAAAATGGCGATTAACGGTTTTGGACGTATTGGTAGAGTTGTATTTCGTGAAGCTTTAAAATCCGAGGAAATTGAAATCGTAGCAATTAACGACTTAACTGATTCTGAGATGCTTGCACACCTTTTGAAGTATGACTCCGTACACGGTATTTTCGATGCAGAAGTAAGTGCAGACGGCGAATACTTAGTTGTAAATGGTAAGAAAATTCGCGTATACGAAGAAAGAGATCCAGCAGCACTTCCATGGGGAGAGATTGGCGTAGACGTTGTAGTTGAATCAACAGGACGTTTCACGGATCAAGAATCTCTTGCAAAACACCTTGAAGCAGGTGCGAAAAAA
This window of the Sporosarcina ureilytica genome carries:
- the clpP gene encoding ATP-dependent Clp endopeptidase proteolytic subunit ClpP, translating into MNLIPTVIEQTNRGERAYDIYSRLLKDRIIMLGSGIDDNVANSIVAQLLFLEAEDPDKDISIYINSPGGSITAGMAIFDTMQFIKPDIQTICTGMAASMGAFLLAAGTKGKRYALPNSEVMIHQPLGGAQGQATEIEIAAKRILFLREKLNTILAERTGQPIDVIAADTERDNFMTAERAKEYGLIDNILTRNDLDNQ
- a CDS encoding sugar-binding transcriptional regulator, coding for MDVSMDAHSKLVPEMITVLQERFRILKYIKMAGPIGRRPLGEMAGLSERETRTMIDLLRTQQLISVAKNGAAITDEGLAVLTALEPTMEKWTGRSSLERRLQEYLGISAVKIVAGDCDRDPVTKNLLGLKTAEAFVSTIENGQIIAVTGGSTIASIPNYIEKANDLQELLFIAARGGVGEDIGLQANVIAASFAEACGGKYRTFYYPESLSEETHKAFQNEPSVRKMIQLYEQVDCVIHGIGEAQTMANLRESSTEEKEMLQKTEAKGEAFGYYFDRTGKAVHRIRTVGIQIDQLERVPLIYAVAGGISKAAAILAYMSTAPKQTVLITDEAAAQEMLKQITN
- a CDS encoding glutaredoxin family protein — protein: MHVTFYRQDNCPLCDEAEMMLRLAQEDYPITWTSIDIRTDDATHEKYMLMVPVVEKEGEVLLYGNIGYIDLVDLFEK